A portion of the bacterium genome contains these proteins:
- the recQ gene encoding DNA helicase RecQ — translation MPLSPLDVLRSVFGHQDFRGLQQQVIAHLMAGQDALLLMPTGQGKSLCYQIPALLRPGLGVVVSPLIALMQDQVTRLQGLGVRAAVLNSSLTMAEAWEVKRRMMARELDLLYVAPERLTQEGFLRALDQLELALFAIDEAHCVSQWGHNFRPEYLQLHLLRERYPGVPRLALTATADLHTRAEIMKRLGLPPDALFAGGFDRPNIRYVVTPKTNWKRQILSFLRSQPPGASGIIYRLTRKSVDATADYLRDAGINAIPYHAGMEDEERRRHQQRFLDEPGAVVVATIAFGMGIDKPDVRFVAHLDMPKTLEDYHQQTGRAGRDGLPATAWLAYGPGDAVMLRRLIEGDGAAPEFQQIELGKLRDMTRFCEATECRRRLLLRYFGEDQREPCGNCDVCLRRTEDWPATQIAVKALLCILEAGQRFGVSHLTDVLTGSRQKRVVACGHARLRTFGAGAELSRTQWRSVFTQLTAQDLVEMAGDGYPTLRLTATGEQVLCGEREVVLQREVEVPDPTPARRERTRTRAPRPADPDRPPADPTARPDAALFEALRAERKRLADDQGVPAFVIFPDTALRDMALRCPRTPEAFLQVKGVGEAKCERYAATFLEVIRIYVEEEQA, via the coding sequence ATGCCCCTCTCCCCTCTCGACGTCCTTCGTTCGGTGTTCGGGCACCAGGACTTCCGCGGACTGCAGCAGCAGGTGATCGCCCACCTGATGGCCGGTCAGGACGCCCTGCTGCTCATGCCCACCGGCCAGGGCAAGTCACTGTGCTACCAGATTCCGGCGCTGTTGCGGCCGGGCCTCGGAGTGGTCGTGTCGCCCCTGATTGCGCTGATGCAAGACCAGGTGACGCGGCTGCAGGGCCTGGGCGTGCGCGCAGCGGTGCTCAATTCGTCGCTCACCATGGCCGAGGCCTGGGAGGTCAAGCGGCGCATGATGGCCCGCGAACTCGACTTGCTCTACGTGGCACCCGAGCGGCTCACGCAGGAGGGCTTCCTGCGGGCGCTCGACCAGTTGGAGCTGGCGCTGTTCGCCATTGATGAGGCCCACTGCGTCTCCCAGTGGGGTCACAACTTCCGCCCCGAATACCTGCAGCTCCATCTGCTGCGCGAGCGCTACCCCGGTGTCCCCCGGCTGGCCCTGACGGCCACCGCGGATCTGCACACGCGCGCCGAGATCATGAAGCGCCTGGGCCTGCCACCCGACGCGCTCTTTGCCGGCGGCTTCGACCGCCCCAACATCCGCTATGTCGTCACCCCCAAGACCAACTGGAAGCGCCAGATACTCTCTTTCCTGCGCAGCCAACCGCCCGGCGCCTCCGGGATCATCTACCGCCTGACCCGCAAGTCCGTAGACGCCACCGCCGACTATCTGCGCGATGCGGGCATCAACGCCATTCCCTATCACGCCGGGATGGAGGATGAGGAGCGGCGGCGCCATCAGCAGCGCTTCCTGGACGAGCCGGGCGCGGTCGTGGTCGCCACCATCGCCTTCGGCATGGGCATAGACAAGCCCGATGTGCGCTTTGTGGCCCATCTGGACATGCCCAAGACGCTCGAGGACTACCACCAGCAGACCGGCCGCGCCGGGCGCGACGGCCTCCCGGCGACCGCCTGGCTGGCCTATGGCCCCGGCGATGCCGTGATGCTGCGCCGGCTCATCGAGGGCGACGGGGCCGCGCCGGAGTTCCAGCAGATTGAGCTGGGCAAGCTCCGTGACATGACCCGCTTCTGCGAAGCCACCGAATGCCGCCGCCGGCTGCTGCTGCGGTACTTTGGGGAAGACCAGCGCGAGCCGTGCGGCAACTGCGATGTGTGCCTGCGGCGCACCGAGGACTGGCCCGCGACCCAGATCGCGGTCAAGGCCTTGCTGTGCATCCTGGAGGCCGGGCAGCGCTTCGGTGTCAGCCACCTGACCGACGTGCTGACCGGATCGCGCCAGAAGCGTGTTGTCGCATGCGGCCATGCGCGCTTGCGCACCTTCGGCGCCGGGGCGGAGCTGTCGCGGACCCAGTGGCGCTCCGTGTTCACACAACTGACCGCCCAGGACCTCGTGGAGATGGCGGGCGACGGCTACCCCACGCTGCGACTCACCGCGACCGGCGAGCAGGTGCTGTGCGGCGAGCGAGAGGTCGTGCTGCAGCGGGAAGTGGAGGTGCCCGACCCGACGCCAGCGCGACGCGAACGAACGCGCACTCGCGCTCCCCGCCCCGCCGACCCCGACAGGCCTCCTGCCGACCCCACTGCGCGTCCCGACGCCGCCCTGTTTGAGGCCCTCCGGGCCGAGCGCAAGCGGCTTGCGGACGACCAGGGCGTGCCGGCCTTCGTCATCTTCCCCGATACGGCGCTGCGCGACATGGCCCTGCGCTGCCCGCGTACGCCCGAGGCGTTCCTGCAGGTCAAGGGCGTCGGCGAGGCCAAGTGTGAGCGCTATGCGGCGACGTTCCTTGAGGTGATCCGCATCTACGTCGAGGAGGAGCAGGCGTGA
- a CDS encoding copper amine oxidase N-terminal domain-containing protein, translating into MQRASHLVAFGVLLALILATAGVADELVKVYVGNRYVPMKPDARVRNGVTYAPLRAAAEAVGATVKWDAADRMATICTADRCAPIRQNQGIMVGGSMMIPVRLMSEALGRAVTWDPAARAVRIRG; encoded by the coding sequence ATGCAGAGAGCTAGTCATTTGGTGGCGTTCGGCGTCCTGCTGGCGCTAATCCTGGCAACGGCAGGGGTCGCGGATGAGTTGGTCAAGGTCTACGTCGGCAACCGATACGTGCCCATGAAGCCGGACGCGCGGGTACGCAATGGGGTGACCTATGCCCCCCTGCGCGCCGCGGCGGAGGCCGTCGGCGCGACGGTCAAATGGGACGCTGCCGACCGCATGGCGACCATCTGTACCGCGGACCGTTGCGCCCCCATCCGGCAGAACCAGGGCATCATGGTCGGCGGCTCGATGATGATCCCGGTGCGGCTGATGAGCGAGGCGCTGGGGCGGGCGGTCACGTGGGATCCGGCAGCGAGAGCGGTGCGGATCAGAGGCTGA
- a CDS encoding glycerophosphoryl diester phosphodiesterase membrane domain-containing protein: MTVRVRAWLGEAWELVGADLPLFSLAAFLTITLSLFSLFILALPLLAGLCIMFLEKLHGRPPELGHLWEGITQHFPASIAVYFVAMLASVPFDVAHYAMRALPPPWPAVGLLILFLSLWLIGAPLFFALPLIADRDLSAREALRLSWVSARAQPWVVLLAVAVCAGALLLGVFACGFGLIITLPLVAAVLVVACRDVVGNREVPQMTSLKGEDTCEVTDDAES, encoded by the coding sequence GTGACCGTGCGCGTCCGGGCCTGGTTGGGCGAGGCATGGGAGCTGGTCGGCGCCGACCTGCCGCTCTTCAGCCTGGCCGCCTTCCTCACCATCACACTCTCGCTGTTCAGCCTGTTCATCCTGGCTCTGCCCCTGCTTGCCGGCCTGTGCATCATGTTCCTGGAGAAGCTGCACGGGCGCCCGCCGGAGCTGGGGCACCTATGGGAAGGCATCACTCAGCACTTCCCGGCGAGCATTGCGGTCTACTTCGTCGCCATGCTCGCGAGCGTGCCGTTTGATGTGGCGCACTACGCCATGCGGGCGCTGCCCCCGCCCTGGCCCGCGGTCGGGTTGTTGATTCTCTTTCTCAGTCTCTGGCTGATTGGTGCTCCCCTCTTCTTCGCCTTGCCGCTCATCGCGGACCGCGACCTGAGCGCCCGCGAGGCCCTCCGCTTGTCGTGGGTGAGTGCCCGGGCACAGCCATGGGTCGTACTCTTGGCGGTAGCCGTCTGTGCCGGCGCGCTCCTCCTGGGGGTATTCGCCTGCGGGTTCGGCCTCATCATCACTCTCCCACTCGTGGCGGCGGTGTTGGTCGTGGCCTGCCGCGATGTCGTCGGGAACCGTGAGGTGCCGCAGATGACTTCACTCAAGGGTGAGGATACCTGCGAGGTGACAGACGATGCAGAGAGCTAG
- a CDS encoding carbohydrate-binding family 9-like protein: MRHLLPVLLLLLVFSCTAYAEPVTIGGVTYGNVDPGEAFTAAPQPAQGWQPPAASAAEKAAGLLAFVAPDPGDYRPYRLPKPEEHITRLTAALTPGAAEAVCFAVRTLTPLQGLTVTADTGGAPVTADVRQMHCWPQRTGWRSRQWYMTPELLLPCAGGKKTVPAQRGVLQEVAFDVPADTTQGFWITLRAPAEAKAGTYQASVTVTSAGKAALRLPLQIAVLPFTLQRPADRSWLIYCDAFLWGKMSDAQVLSVLKDYAAHGMNGLISMPFGSPDLSQLKQGKVTFDASPYRKVSELCRQAGMNGPHVIGSAGPGAVAQALGLKVDLNKGDWPAEVKTGVQAVARAAVEATRGLPRWYYYGVDEPTGENTYAIQDYQAWHDGGAPTYATFYVPSFLEKASAYLTAPCFVVGLISSQHNAGVAREACEKTGAEFWWYGTGSYVNPFPQEGFMFHNRYGAGLLFWKTGARSEATWTFCRPHEDVFNDFDGSRANSAEPKEQCTAYPHLLKPDDYSTWQGAIPTIAWESLREGVDDYCYLYTLTQLIKQAAASTSPAAREAAAAAQGELEALVNTVPWANPMGGVAFEASRLQQVRRLVADRIIGLQNVLAGRAAAPDKATAQQFTLSVTTSAAPARPPLPTLGLPAAPAAPTVDGRLDPAEWRAAATVGNFYDIRDGAPSRLATRAYAMADGKALYVALDCPEPAMGKVAAKETQHDGTVWMEDGTEIFVGTASRETYAHVIVTTANVVLDERNQDAQAWNPKLTTAVQKRADGWSVEIALPWAELAQAGVARAPLMTLNLCRSRYTENDPQAHTAWSPTYGGFHVPERFGLALLPTAPVALQQLSLPTRWGREALRATVANVGREPVVAEVSLGGDQTRAALGRGQQFVAPFPVQLYHPGKRSLHLSWGIAGSQPAEVTLPVTVPEPVEVPACGGLLSPGGALSLPVRLNLSAYDQERHTLRLRLGRAGSGAIWQRELPAAPGQSLRLPVRLAGMARLQVALANQRGREVWQSPEYALMVLPE, encoded by the coding sequence ATGCGCCATCTGCTGCCTGTGCTGCTGCTCCTGCTTGTGTTCTCCTGCACTGCCTATGCCGAGCCCGTCACCATCGGCGGGGTGACATACGGCAACGTGGACCCCGGCGAGGCGTTCACGGCCGCCCCGCAGCCGGCGCAGGGCTGGCAGCCGCCAGCGGCGTCGGCGGCTGAGAAGGCCGCCGGCCTGCTCGCCTTCGTCGCTCCCGACCCCGGCGACTACCGCCCCTACCGTCTCCCCAAGCCTGAAGAGCACATCACCCGCCTGACCGCCGCCCTCACCCCCGGCGCAGCCGAGGCTGTGTGCTTCGCCGTGCGCACGCTGACGCCACTGCAGGGACTGACTGTGACCGCGGACACGGGCGGCGCACCCGTAACGGCGGACGTGCGGCAGATGCACTGCTGGCCCCAGCGCACCGGCTGGCGCTCGCGCCAGTGGTACATGACACCCGAACTGCTGCTCCCCTGCGCGGGCGGCAAGAAGACCGTGCCGGCCCAGCGGGGCGTGCTGCAGGAAGTCGCCTTCGATGTGCCCGCGGACACCACGCAGGGCTTCTGGATCACGCTGCGCGCCCCGGCCGAGGCGAAGGCCGGCACCTATCAGGCCTCCGTGACCGTCACCAGTGCAGGCAAGGCGGCCCTGCGGCTGCCGCTGCAGATTGCGGTACTGCCCTTCACTCTCCAGCGCCCGGCCGATCGTTCCTGGCTGATCTACTGCGACGCCTTCCTGTGGGGCAAGATGAGCGATGCGCAGGTGCTGTCGGTGCTCAAGGACTATGCCGCCCACGGCATGAATGGCCTCATCTCGATGCCCTTCGGCAGCCCGGACCTGTCGCAGCTCAAGCAGGGGAAGGTCACTTTCGACGCCAGCCCCTACCGCAAGGTCTCCGAACTGTGCCGCCAGGCGGGCATGAACGGGCCCCATGTCATCGGCTCGGCGGGCCCCGGGGCCGTAGCACAGGCCCTGGGCCTGAAGGTTGACCTGAACAAGGGCGACTGGCCGGCGGAAGTGAAGACCGGTGTGCAAGCCGTCGCCCGGGCTGCCGTCGAGGCCACCAGGGGCCTGCCGCGCTGGTACTACTATGGCGTGGACGAGCCCACGGGCGAGAACACCTATGCCATTCAGGACTATCAGGCCTGGCACGATGGCGGCGCCCCGACCTACGCCACCTTCTATGTCCCGAGCTTCCTGGAGAAGGCCTCGGCCTATCTGACGGCCCCCTGCTTCGTCGTGGGCCTCATCAGCAGCCAGCACAACGCCGGCGTGGCCCGCGAGGCCTGCGAGAAGACCGGCGCGGAGTTCTGGTGGTATGGCACCGGCTCGTACGTGAACCCCTTCCCGCAAGAGGGCTTCATGTTCCACAACCGCTACGGCGCCGGGCTGCTGTTCTGGAAGACAGGCGCCCGCTCAGAAGCAACGTGGACCTTCTGCCGGCCCCACGAGGACGTCTTCAACGACTTCGACGGCAGCCGCGCGAACTCCGCCGAGCCCAAGGAGCAGTGCACGGCCTACCCGCACCTGCTCAAGCCCGATGACTACTCGACCTGGCAGGGGGCCATCCCCACTATCGCCTGGGAGTCGCTGCGCGAGGGCGTGGACGACTACTGCTATCTCTACACGCTGACACAGCTCATCAAGCAGGCGGCCGCCAGCACGTCGCCCGCGGCTCGCGAGGCCGCTGCGGCCGCCCAGGGCGAGCTGGAAGCCCTCGTCAACACCGTCCCGTGGGCGAACCCCATGGGCGGCGTGGCCTTCGAGGCCTCCCGCCTGCAGCAGGTCCGCCGCCTCGTGGCCGACCGCATCATTGGCCTGCAGAACGTCCTGGCCGGCCGCGCGGCCGCGCCGGATAAGGCGACAGCCCAGCAGTTCACGCTATCGGTCACGACCTCCGCGGCCCCGGCCCGGCCGCCACTGCCGACGCTGGGCCTGCCCGCGGCCCCCGCGGCTCCGACGGTAGATGGCCGTCTCGACCCAGCCGAATGGAGGGCCGCCGCCACTGTTGGCAACTTCTACGACATCCGCGACGGTGCGCCCTCGCGCCTCGCCACGCGCGCCTATGCCATGGCCGACGGCAAGGCTCTCTATGTCGCCCTGGATTGCCCCGAGCCCGCGATGGGCAAGGTTGCGGCTAAGGAGACGCAGCACGACGGGACGGTGTGGATGGAGGACGGCACTGAGATCTTTGTCGGCACCGCCTCGCGGGAGACGTACGCCCATGTGATCGTCACGACTGCCAATGTCGTTCTGGACGAGCGCAACCAGGACGCGCAGGCGTGGAACCCGAAGCTCACCACGGCGGTGCAGAAGCGCGCTGACGGCTGGTCGGTCGAGATCGCGCTGCCCTGGGCGGAACTGGCCCAGGCCGGCGTCGCCCGCGCCCCGCTGATGACCCTCAACCTGTGCCGCAGCCGCTACACCGAGAATGACCCGCAGGCGCACACGGCCTGGTCGCCCACGTACGGGGGCTTCCACGTGCCTGAGCGCTTCGGCCTGGCGCTGCTTCCGACGGCCCCTGTGGCCCTGCAGCAGCTATCCCTGCCGACGCGTTGGGGCCGCGAGGCGCTGCGGGCCACGGTTGCGAATGTCGGGCGCGAGCCGGTGGTGGCGGAGGTCTCGCTCGGCGGCGATCAGACCCGCGCTGCTCTCGGCCGAGGGCAGCAGTTCGTCGCCCCCTTCCCGGTGCAGTTGTACCATCCCGGGAAGCGGTCCCTGCACCTGTCGTGGGGTATTGCCGGCAGCCAACCCGCCGAGGTCACGCTGCCCGTGACGGTGCCGGAGCCGGTCGAAGTGCCGGCTTGCGGGGGGCTGCTGAGCCCGGGCGGCGCCCTGAGCCTGCCCGTGCGCCTGAACCTGTCGGCCTACGACCAGGAGCGCCATACGCTGCGCCTGCGGCTCGGCCGCGCCGGGTCGGGCGCGATCTGGCAGCGCGAGCTGCCCGCGGCCCCGGGGCAGAGCCTGCGCTTGCCGGTGCGCCTGGCCGGCATGGCGCGGCTGCAGGTGGCGCTGGCCAACCAGCGGGGGCGCGAAGTCTGGCAGAGCCCGGAGTACGCACTCATGGTCTTGCCCGAGTAG
- a CDS encoding aldo/keto reductase, which produces MLYRRLGRTDLQVSELAFGAARGYEQADFADLVHAIIDAGINLVDTATGYGDSEVALGKALQGHDEVLLETKYCPYDSYRPEATYVGTPEALVASAEESLRRLRRDHLDVLLGHGMRTLDTFDRFMGDGCYDAMVRLRDQGKVRFIGISELSEADGTHQVLQRAVPTGAFDVVMLTLNFLLQTAAESVLPLCRKHGVGTVVMMPLNQASKDSGLVSVPAALECIRRHVAAGNLPAESPYTDPGILDFLQPYSVPEAGLRYVLSHDVSTCAVGMRSLERLQQNLGVVDPPYLDADRKARLQVLFGRIAHQVR; this is translated from the coding sequence ATGCTCTACCGACGCCTTGGCCGCACTGACTTGCAGGTGTCCGAACTGGCCTTTGGGGCCGCGCGAGGCTACGAACAAGCGGACTTCGCCGACCTCGTCCATGCCATCATTGACGCGGGGATCAACCTCGTGGATACCGCCACGGGCTACGGCGACTCGGAGGTGGCGCTGGGGAAGGCCCTGCAGGGGCATGATGAGGTGCTGCTGGAGACCAAGTACTGCCCCTACGACAGCTACCGGCCCGAGGCCACGTACGTGGGTACGCCGGAGGCGCTCGTGGCCTCGGCCGAGGAGAGCCTGCGGCGGCTGCGCCGTGACCACCTGGATGTGCTGCTGGGCCATGGCATGCGCACGCTGGACACCTTCGACCGCTTCATGGGCGACGGCTGCTATGACGCCATGGTCAGGCTGCGCGATCAGGGCAAGGTGCGCTTCATCGGCATCAGCGAGCTATCCGAGGCAGACGGCACGCACCAGGTGCTGCAGCGGGCTGTCCCCACCGGCGCTTTCGACGTCGTGATGCTCACGCTCAACTTCCTGCTGCAGACCGCCGCCGAGAGCGTCCTGCCGCTGTGTCGGAAGCATGGCGTGGGCACGGTCGTGATGATGCCCCTGAACCAGGCCTCCAAGGACTCCGGCCTCGTGAGCGTACCGGCCGCGCTGGAGTGCATCCGCCGCCACGTGGCCGCGGGCAACCTGCCCGCCGAGTCGCCCTACACCGACCCCGGCATTCTCGACTTCCTGCAGCCCTACTCGGTCCCCGAAGCGGGTTTGCGCTATGTGCTGAGCCACGACGTGAGTACCTGCGCGGTGGGCATGAGATCGCTGGAGCGTCTGCAGCAGAACCTGGGTGTGGTGGACCCGCCCTATCTCGACGCCGACCGCAAGGCCCGGCTGCAGGTGCTGTTTGGCCGCATCGCCCACCAGGTGCGGTAG
- a CDS encoding flavodoxin family protein produces the protein MKVLAVNASPNKDGLTAVCAEAVLSGAQEAGAQVEWVHLCDLNLYVCGACDRGWGKCRTEGPCVLDDDFAALREQILAADAWVLATPVYFGEPSEIARVLLDRLRRCNSGPQGGQLRGKEFLGICAAGGSGRGTGTCAEVLERISGHVGMRVADLILVTRRSKLYKVDTLKAAGRALVEQEWNE, from the coding sequence ATGAAGGTATTGGCTGTAAACGCCAGCCCGAACAAGGACGGTCTGACTGCCGTATGCGCCGAAGCCGTGCTATCAGGTGCACAGGAGGCGGGGGCGCAGGTGGAGTGGGTGCACCTGTGCGACCTGAACCTGTACGTGTGCGGCGCGTGTGACCGGGGGTGGGGGAAGTGCCGCACGGAGGGCCCCTGCGTGCTGGATGATGATTTCGCGGCGCTGCGGGAGCAGATCCTGGCGGCGGACGCATGGGTGTTGGCCACGCCCGTGTACTTTGGCGAGCCGAGCGAGATCGCGCGGGTACTGCTGGACCGACTACGGCGCTGCAACAGCGGGCCCCAAGGGGGGCAACTGCGCGGCAAGGAGTTCCTGGGCATCTGTGCCGCCGGGGGTTCTGGGCGGGGCACGGGAACCTGTGCCGAGGTGCTTGAGCGGATCAGTGGACATGTGGGAATGCGCGTTGCGGACCTGATCCTGGTGACACGGCGGAGCAAGCTCTACAAGGTGGACACCTTGAAGGCCGCGGGGCGAGCGCTCGTCGAGCAGGAGTGGAACGAATAG
- a CDS encoding aldo/keto reductase, with translation MQTRTLGRTGLQVSAVSLGAWEIGGAVTLKFDGLGKIPHGWGATDDAASLDLIARCRDAGVNFIDTAPIYGNGHSEEVIGRALQGCRDEWIVCTKGGHGATKGHAWNDFSREKLLWQMDRSLKRLKTDHVDVYLLHGPKPEDIERGDCLEAMETMRQQGKTRFVGVSIGPNEMGVDLMRRGVVDVLQQSISIIAPQAAEALLPTSVECNVGIVARGVFGQGFLPGTIAADTAFGRDDRRSWQSAEAKTALTAKAEALRALTGPHRSLAQLCVQYVLSLPGVSTVIAGTSQWSHMQENIAALDCPPLTDDERALIARVQ, from the coding sequence ATGCAGACTCGCACCCTCGGCCGCACCGGCCTGCAAGTCTCCGCCGTCTCCCTCGGTGCGTGGGAGATCGGCGGGGCTGTGACGCTCAAGTTCGATGGCCTCGGCAAGATCCCCCACGGCTGGGGCGCGACCGATGATGCCGCCTCGCTCGACCTGATCGCGCGTTGCCGCGACGCTGGGGTCAACTTCATTGACACCGCGCCGATCTACGGCAACGGGCACAGCGAGGAGGTCATCGGGCGGGCGCTGCAAGGCTGCCGCGACGAGTGGATCGTCTGCACCAAGGGCGGCCACGGCGCCACCAAGGGCCACGCGTGGAACGACTTCAGCCGAGAGAAGCTGCTGTGGCAGATGGACCGGAGCCTCAAGCGGCTGAAGACGGATCACGTGGATGTCTATCTGCTGCACGGGCCGAAGCCCGAGGACATCGAACGCGGGGATTGCCTCGAGGCGATGGAGACCATGCGCCAGCAGGGCAAGACGCGCTTCGTGGGCGTGTCCATCGGGCCGAACGAGATGGGCGTGGACCTGATGCGGCGCGGCGTGGTGGACGTGCTGCAGCAGTCCATCAGCATCATCGCTCCGCAGGCGGCGGAGGCCCTCCTCCCCACCTCGGTCGAATGCAACGTCGGCATCGTTGCCCGGGGCGTGTTCGGGCAGGGCTTCCTGCCGGGCACCATCGCGGCCGACACGGCGTTCGGCAGAGATGACCGTCGCAGCTGGCAAAGCGCCGAGGCCAAGACCGCCCTGACGGCGAAAGCTGAGGCGTTGCGGGCACTGACCGGGCCGCACCGCTCACTGGCGCAGCTTTGCGTGCAGTATGTGCTGTCGCTACCGGGCGTCTCGACGGTCATCGCCGGGACGAGCCAGTGGTCACACATGCAAGAGAACATCGCGGCGCTGGACTGCCCGCCGCTGACGGATGACGAGCGGGCGCTGATCGCGCGAGTGCAATAG
- a CDS encoding ParA family protein, translating to MKIIAVANQKGGVGKTASVASLAAALAGARQRVLVVDGDPQGNLSLVMGVPATDDCLTTYDLLLNPDVALADCALAVPWGKAAVVPTDVRLAAAEVELASAPDRLLRLRGKLHRRLPFDYVLVDTPPSLGFLTLNALAAADDVLIPVQCSYLAMQGLRQLLETIDAVRTHGNPDLRVLGVLLTMYDPRTLHTQQVEQRLLDHFGDLVFATRIRRSVVFDYATVAGEPVPIHRPDSPGAQAYIQLAREVMARA from the coding sequence ATGAAGATCATTGCCGTTGCCAATCAGAAAGGCGGCGTCGGTAAGACGGCCTCGGTGGCTAGCCTCGCCGCCGCCCTGGCGGGCGCGCGCCAGCGCGTGCTGGTGGTGGATGGTGACCCGCAGGGGAACCTGTCCCTGGTCATGGGGGTGCCGGCCACCGACGACTGCCTAACCACCTATGACCTGCTGCTGAACCCTGACGTGGCTCTGGCCGACTGTGCCCTGGCAGTGCCCTGGGGCAAGGCCGCGGTCGTGCCGACTGATGTTCGTCTCGCGGCGGCGGAGGTCGAGCTGGCCTCTGCGCCGGACCGTTTGCTGCGTCTGCGGGGCAAGCTGCACCGGCGGTTGCCCTTCGACTACGTGCTGGTGGATACGCCGCCGAGCCTGGGGTTTCTCACCCTCAATGCGCTGGCGGCTGCCGATGACGTATTGATCCCCGTGCAGTGCTCGTATCTGGCCATGCAGGGCCTGCGCCAACTGCTCGAGACGATTGATGCAGTCCGCACCCACGGCAATCCCGACTTACGCGTGCTCGGGGTGCTACTCACGATGTATGACCCGCGCACGTTGCACACCCAGCAGGTCGAGCAGCGTCTGCTCGACCATTTCGGTGATCTCGTGTTCGCGACCCGTATCCGCCGCAGCGTCGTCTTCGACTATGCCACCGTCGCCGGCGAGCCCGTGCCGATCCACCGGCCCGACAGCCCCGGCGCGCAGGCATACATCCAGCTTGCCAGGGAGGTCATGGCCCGTGCGTAA
- a CDS encoding zinc-binding dehydrogenase: MKERGTMLAAVVEEPGRLAVRAVPMPVIDEAECLVETLACGLCNSTDRKLLDGHFRYKGPEAYPGILGHEAVGRVIECGSAVESFQVGDLVLRPGASYAAGEGPTSMYGGLAQYGKVKDPRHGGSRMHQLVPPDMDPVDATMLVTLKETLSWLQRWRVEPGESIVVLGSGPVGLSFAWFARLLGCHPVLVLGRRDEPLQRALDMGVDGVINTTRDDPRQVVNQWTDGRGADRVIEAIGDEAALPLGLSLLSPQGRLGVYGIAATRAPGDMERRAVDIALARNEWALEFLNPQEWAPHEQMLWLVKQGIVRLGDWYTHVVPLEQTQRGFDLLANREAFKVVVRLS; this comes from the coding sequence GTGAAGGAGCGAGGAACCATGTTGGCTGCGGTCGTGGAAGAGCCGGGGCGCCTGGCCGTCCGCGCAGTGCCCATGCCGGTGATTGACGAGGCCGAGTGTCTCGTCGAGACCCTGGCCTGCGGCCTGTGCAACAGCACGGACCGCAAGCTGCTGGACGGGCACTTCCGCTACAAGGGCCCCGAGGCCTATCCGGGCATCCTGGGCCATGAGGCCGTGGGCCGGGTCATCGAGTGCGGGTCGGCGGTGGAGAGTTTCCAGGTGGGCGACCTGGTCCTGCGTCCCGGCGCCAGCTACGCGGCCGGCGAGGGCCCCACCTCGATGTACGGTGGCCTGGCGCAGTACGGCAAGGTCAAGGACCCGCGCCATGGTGGCAGCCGGATGCACCAGCTTGTGCCGCCCGACATGGACCCCGTGGACGCCACCATGCTCGTGACCCTCAAAGAGACGCTCTCCTGGCTGCAGCGCTGGCGGGTGGAGCCCGGTGAGAGCATCGTCGTCCTCGGGAGCGGTCCGGTGGGGCTGTCCTTCGCCTGGTTCGCGCGGCTTCTGGGCTGCCACCCGGTGCTGGTCCTTGGGCGGCGCGACGAGCCCCTCCAGCGGGCCCTGGACATGGGCGTGGACGGGGTCATCAACACGACGCGCGACGATCCGCGACAGGTCGTCAACCAGTGGACGGACGGGCGGGGAGCCGACCGCGTGATCGAGGCCATTGGCGATGAAGCCGCGCTGCCGTTGGGGCTCTCGCTGTTGAGCCCGCAGGGCCGCCTGGGGGTGTACGGCATTGCCGCCACACGCGCCCCCGGCGACATGGAGCGGCGCGCGGTGGATATCGCCCTCGCACGCAACGAGTGGGCCCTCGAGTTCCTCAACCCGCAAGAGTGGGCGCCCCATGAGCAGATGCTGTGGCTGGTCAAGCAGGGGATCGTGCGCCTGGGGGATTGGTACACGCATGTGGTGCCGCTGGAGCAGACACAGCGCGGCTTTGACCTGTTGGCCAACAGGGAGGCCTTCAAGGTCGTGGTGCGGCTGTCCTAG